CtattgtattgttttgcgagggcaagaacgaataatcaatcaattatcgtcaactgattctacaatgaaaaaaccatttcacagattattctactaagcagttgtttctaaaatttcacagcattatagaataatatccgaaggtataaacaagcgacttatataaaataacagcgtagttctacgtcaacaatgcggtcgtatcttggacacaacctcctataatctCTTTACTATTTttagagtttttgacgcgtacacaaacgaacacaacatttttaaatatatagagatagagatGGATGagcgaaatcgataaattttaaatcattccgaaacacaatttcagttcatgattttgtcaaacacttgaaaaaaagatgtttccatcacatagaattCATATTTAATACGAAATGGTTGATTTTCATAAGAAGCTTAATTTCAGAAATGTACTATGGCCATATAGaagatcatttttttccattttttccaattttttatgccgtaacaacattcctcggagtgaaatgtatattgtgtccaactttgagctcaatcggtttcgtatttttttagtttttgacgcgtacccaaacgaacacaacatttttatatatatagagataaatatttgggtactttcgtattagcgtcaccggagccgaaatacaatatATAGCAATtacttaaccgggcaaacgtttGCCgcccgacgctcgctaacgctcggtcggacctaactaaaggatcgtatcctgtgtttcaaactaaccgggcaaacgatggaacacaggtttgtttgtGAAAGGCCGCCGCcaccgacggcgggtcggcataatttgatatttttgacgtagaactacgtctttcattaagggtgccaaatcagaaaacaggtcacgtttttatgaaataaagttaacgttaataactatttttgccgcgaacggattttggtgatttacatactaaacgaatcggaaattccctaagatttgtttaatatgctatacattaggaTCCCTTGGTTTGTgattggttaaaattcatgaaaactttaagcgtttccattttctcatacatttgttctgtccatttgtgtgctttcccgaacagagcgagcaacttatcgacgaccaacgaaggtgaaatcgtaggatttaaagtcttcgtgaacaaaggaaaagtagaagaatgaaggggaataattgcctcgagtataaacagtggatctcgctcaggcaaactttcattcggcatcggactgttgagcaatccagttcactttgttttcgctgcgcttcgatctatgattggaccccaccagtggtaatccaaattggatatcgtcgtgtggtttttttcttttcgtttttggcgttattcgtatcgtgtttttcttctttccgcgtcataaatttgacgcttcgcgtagtgtgtgatgagccagaagaagaggaaggcaggctcgagccctgcaaaaaatgaacgcattgccacccagcaaacattaaatcgcataacaagcgtatatataacatcatatgccctaaaatttggttggcatataatgcgcctgaCTGGCATAtccatgcaaaagtggaggcatatacatacatggcaaatgcttaccgaatttgtttggatgaatatgcaactttgaccggctataatagcgattatgttggaattgaattgcgatctaatatgaatatattcatgaattgtcaaagcaccaaatacgacttttgccatactcttATACGATtcattacagacatagaaaaaaaaacaaatggcgcaaaatattttcgttaaatgtttattataacctcacgaatcgcctcttttatatatgagtatttatatttgtagaaatattaagtatttaatttacttgtgttgggagtggaatataaatgtttaaaatgacacagattgatgtttggtgaaaactgctccgatgtgggttcgaactccggtcgtctggattatcatcgaccagctatctcgcgcggctatctgaaatttaattcaacagcggttaaaactttcgcgtgcatcagcatttcattgacatttcaatatgatgtaatatgttctttattaggttctaatatgatttactgtttcatgattttcttcagcatgcaacacggtttactacagtactgaatcgatttaaattatacgcttatacgacacacaaactgcatcagcgtaatatacgcatatgatgcggattaaatatattttacgacaatgtacatcataaaattgatgtttattataccgaattgcgacttaatttgataatgatatataaaatcgtgtttttacattttatgcgatttcaaatatacacgatacatactttggttgatattatatgcgattatgatttattctgatttcttgtaagacttagtacgtgcaaaattatacgatttaatgtttgctgggatggcaacccatcccagcaaacattaaatcgtataatttaaaggcgatatacatacaaccaagacacatttgtatgatatatgatgcagataactagcatatacacacaaaagtggaggcaatatacgtatatgccatattttgtacgcatataaagccatatataacgatatgcgatgctttttggactgatatgcgatttgatacgacaacgttaccactcaatccatcgatgacgtggaaaatcgtgtttttgcattttatgcgattttagatatatatgatcgatattttgattgatattttatgcgattgtgatttgatacgaaattatatgtgacttatcatgtgcaaagttatacgatttaatgtttgctgggaaatgcttaccgaatttgtttggatgaatatgcaactttgaccggctataatagcgacttttgccatactcatatacgatttattacaggcatagaaaaaaacaaatggcgcaaaatattttcgtgaaatgtttattatagcctcacgaatcgccatttttttatatgagtatttatgtttgtagaaataataattgtttgattgacttgtgttgggagtggaatgtgaatgtttgaaatagcgcagattgatgtttggtgagaactgctccgatgtgggttcgaactccggtcgtctggattatcatccaccagctatctcgcgcggctatctgaaatttaattaaacAGGGGTTaatactttcgagtgcatcagcatttcattgacatttcaatatgatgtaatatgttctttattaggatctaatatgattcactgtttcatgattttcttcagcatgcaacacgattcactacagtactgaatcgatttaaattatacgcttatacgacacacaaactgcatcagcgtaatatacgcatatgatgcggcttaaatatattttacgacaatgtgcatcataaaattgatgtttattataccgaattgcgacttaatttgataatggtatttaaaatcaagtttttacatttaatgcgatttcaaatatacacgatacatactttgattgatattatatgcgattatgatttattcggatttcttgtaagatttggcacgtgcaaaattatacgatttaatgtttgctgggcaggggcaataaaatttcgatgcaagcgtcatctaatgctgcacgcgatgttggtgcagtgaaaagcgctcgcactgagccGAGCCTTCgcaagtgtgacaccgcatcgaaacatagcgaagtaggcgacttcggcgcgtcggtcgaaaatgtgagcgctgttacccaggcagcaaccaaaatcaagctccccccgctggtggtgaaggcggtcgctcttgacaaactcatcagcgaattcgcatcgatgggcgttagagcagagtacaagctgtgtggcatagttcagtctttttccaagcagttaacattgtttgttttccgtcatcataagggctttgacaatgcaaatttcacagcattatagaacaatatccgaaggtataaataagcgacttacataaaataacagcgtagttctacgtcaacaatgcagtcgtatcttggacacaacctcctataattttttttaaagtttgtttAGTTCACTTGAAATTCCATTGCATCCCAAATTTAGAAAACGGTTGAGCTTCGTTTTCTGAGATTGGGAAGTCTAGTCAATGTCAACGGAAATTTATTCTGCTGACGCGACCAGAAATGGATACATTCCATTCGCAGATCTCATTATTTTCTAAgaagcccaggaggctgaaagtctcaaaaataaaggataataaaaaaaaagatatttgtaAAATATCTATGTTTCTGAGCCAAGACCAAGATTTCAATTTTTCCTTACCAGATGTCTGTGTAATaaccggggctctggcaactctatcacatccaatgcaaattgagcgtaggtagcataaaacagggctcgcgcttagtttggtgtcatatatgttaatatttgattacgttggatagttttctttggcaagcgatgtttggacaCCCATCCGGAAGCATTCTtgacgatttgcaattaaaatcacaactgaagaatcgcgcggagcacttaatttttaattttaggttatgatttctatgctcatgattttctatgctggctactaaaaggcggccatcttagcaatcccttggtaATAACGACAAattcgaaacaaaacaaaacaaataaaaccgaTGACGTCATACCAGATGCTCGCATCACAGCGACGCTTCGAATGATCCCATTGCTGTCAAATGCTCCAAATGCTTTCGGTTCTATTCCTCCCACGCAATGGGTGGAGCGTAGAGAACGGAGCTGAACAAGTAGCCTTGTCCTTCAGAGCAACAACATGGCACCTCCGGGTgcgaaaaacaaaaatgcttCTACCGGCGCACGAAAGCAGAACAGTCAGTTTTCGCCATGGAATCGATTGCGAAAGCAGTACCTAAATACTTCCTTCGTGAAATCGTTGATTTTTGATCCGGCCCAGCTACCACTCGTTTCATGGCTCATTCTGGCCGGTGAGTTTGTGCTGAACATTCTCGTGGTACAAAATGTTGCGTATACCGAAATTGACTGGAAAGCGTACATGCAGGAAAGCGAAGGATTCCTGAATGGGACAACTAATTATGCACTGCTTAGAGGTGAGTTTTTAAGGTGACGACTGGAGCAGCAAAGTTCTATAAATAGTCTGTGAAGGGTTGACATGTGAGAAAAAGAACTAAAGTCTTTTTAATTCCTTTTTAGGTGATACTGGTCCACTAGTATACCCGGCaggatttgtttacatttacaGTGCCCTGTACTACATTACCTCTCGTGGACAGAATATCAGATTGGCACAATACATCTTTATTGTTATCTATCTCATCCAAATGGCATTGGTTCTTCGGCtgtacagcaagagtaggaaaATTCCACCGTATGTTCTTGTGATCACGTCCTGCATTTCCTACCGGATACATTCTATATATGTACTCAGGCTCTTTAACGATCCGATTGCAATTCTATTTCTCTATCTGGCTCTCAATGCTTACATAGACAATCGATGGTCATTGGGAAGTTTATTTTTGAGTCTGGGTGTCTCCGTTAAAATGAATGTGCTTTTATTTGCACCCGCAATCTTGCTTCTGTTCATCACTAATTTGGGTTATTTGAAAACATGCACACAATTGATCATCTGCGGAAGTGTTCAACTTGTACTGGGTATCCCGTTTCTGCTTACTCATCCCTGGGAGTACATTAAAGGAAGTTTCGATTTGGGACGAGTTTTTGAACATAAGTGGACTGTGAATTACCGTTTTCTGGATAGAGATGTGTTTGAAAATCGGTACTTTCATCTAGCTCTGCTAGCCATTCATGTGCTGCTGTTGGCAGCTTTCGCATCACCATGCTTCAAATATTTCCAAAATTACTGCCGTCTGAGACATTTGGAAATGATGCTCAAGCCTCAAATCGATGCCAAGAACCGGGAGATGACACAAGCGAAAAAGAAAAAGGAAACACCAAAGGCCCAGATCGAGAAGGAAGAAAAACTGACCGAGGAACAGGAAAAGTTCCTAAAATCATTCGAAAAGGGCATCAAAAAGATGGCGAACAAAGACACCGTGAGTGCTAACGGCGCTGCACCTTTGGAGAAGGAAGAGGAGTCAAGGAACAGCAAATTCTCCATTCATTTCGATCGTGCCACTCAGCTGGCATTGCTTCCTATTTTTACCGCAAACTTCATCGGAATCGTTTGCGCCCGCAGTCTTCACTACCAGTTTTACGTGTGGTACTTCCACAGTTTACCCTATCTGACCTGGTTTACCGAGTACACAACCAGTCTAAAGTTTCTCCTGCTGATACTTATCGAATTCTGCTGGAATACTTACCCAAGTACCAGCGTGAGCAGCCTCATCCTCCACACGTGCCACATTATTATTCTGGTTGGAATCGGTCGGAAAATGTTCCGTAAAATTCCGGAACTCTCACAGATCAGTAAAGCAACGGACTGAAAATGGGCTACGGTTTGATGCGGGGCATTATTACAGCAATCAATACAACGACGGAGAGACAGGTACATATGTGTGGGTGTGTTTTTGTCAAGACAGATTTCCGCGCTTCGAAGCGGAAATGTATTTCGCGACAGGTGCCTTGCCCGCGtggaatttggttttatttaggAAGCAAGTTGTGaagtttttgtttctattttactattatgtCAGACATGTTTTGTGAATATagattaatttttttgtgaGGCCCATTGCGTTAATTGGTAGCAACTTGAAAAGAAGACCTGTTAAGTTTCGCATCTTCTACAGGGGAGAAGATGCGTGTGTTTCCGGTTTCGACAATATCCGTTGCATGAGAATCAACACGGAGGATTGAGGTGTGAGGCTATTTGGATTCGTTTAGGTTTGATTTACCTGGAATCCTGAATCAGTATTCATTTTATAGAAGCAATCGTAGTAAGCATATCTCAAATCGTTTGACAGCAAGTTATTTGGAAAACCTATATCTTTCGGcggataaaaaaatgaaaaatacgatCGCAAGCTAATGTTGAATTATTCAGAACAATTGAGGAAGTCAGAAGAAAAGAGATGCAAGTGGAGATGGATTTAAAACAGCTCCCAGGCCTGAAAATGTATAAGGCCACAGCTAGATGCGATGTTCCCAGCTAATTTAAGTTCGGTTTCTCTGAGAAATTTTACAGGAGTTTAATAATTTCGCCAGGGATTTGCAGCTGTGAacagaaaaccaaggttctcgtcacaaacaGGTCAATGGACTAGAAAATGTATAAGGAAGAGTGCCTGCAGATACGTCTCCTTccgtttattaaggctcataaaGGTCCGGTGAAGTTTTGGCCATATTGGCAAGCTACTAGTACAATCGAGAGGTGCTTCAGTGGTATCACGACAAtggattacattgaaaaagattGGTAAACGACTACTCTAAGCGCACCATGGGTACTTCGAGTatctgcaggcataaaatagatcCCATTTGTGATCCTTAGCTTTCTGTCCAGTAATTCCTATCTCTACATCCCCGCTGTCCGACTGGGGTACGAgcaaccatagtgaagatcaggtaaccaacctcggtgggaTATGAGTCGTATACTGACAGGGAAGGCAGCCTATCCGAGCGTCCGTTCCGGCGGATGATCACTGTCCTCGTGCCAGAGTGGGACTCTAAACAGAGCTGTGCACAATGATCCTCCGGTGAGACTGGGGGTTGATGTAGGACCTGTAAGCTATCCTTAAAAATGGAACGCGCAGCAAAATTCACAACGAAATTTGCGACAGGACAATCGGGCAAGActcacgcaaaga
The Toxorhynchites rutilus septentrionalis strain SRP chromosome 2, ASM2978413v1, whole genome shotgun sequence genome window above contains:
- the LOC129764627 gene encoding lethal(2)neighbour of tid protein 2, which codes for MAPPGAKNKNASTGARKQNSQFSPWNRLRKQYLNTSFVKSLIFDPAQLPLVSWLILAGEFVLNILVVQNVAYTEIDWKAYMQESEGFLNGTTNYALLRGDTGPLVYPAGFVYIYSALYYITSRGQNIRLAQYIFIVIYLIQMALVLRLYSKSRKIPPYVLVITSCISYRIHSIYVLRLFNDPIAILFLYLALNAYIDNRWSLGSLFLSLGVSVKMNVLLFAPAILLLFITNLGYLKTCTQLIICGSVQLVLGIPFLLTHPWEYIKGSFDLGRVFEHKWTVNYRFLDRDVFENRYFHLALLAIHVLLLAAFASPCFKYFQNYCRLRHLEMMLKPQIDAKNREMTQAKKKKETPKAQIEKEEKLTEEQEKFLKSFEKGIKKMANKDTVSANGAAPLEKEEESRNSKFSIHFDRATQLALLPIFTANFIGIVCARSLHYQFYVWYFHSLPYLTWFTEYTTSLKFLLLILIEFCWNTYPSTSVSSLILHTCHIIILVGIGRKMFRKIPELSQISKATD